The genomic interval CTGATCCAGCATCGCCAGACTATATGAACTTCAGCGATGGTTACCAGCCGATTGTCGACGCTGCTTTTTTGGCGCTTGCGATATTGCGTGCCCCGATAGAGCTTGGTGAAAAGCTGGAGCAGCGTGTGAAAGCAAATGTAATTACGGCGCTGAAGCAAACGAGGTCGAGAAAGCCAGTCTTCTCGAATTGGCTGCTGTTTGCAGCAACGATTGAAGCGGCGCTGCTTAAGCTGGGTGAGCTTGACTGGGACCCGATGCGGATCGATTACGCGTTGAAGCAGCATGAGCAGTGGTATTTGGGTGACGGCGCATATAGTGATGGTCCAGATTTTCACTGGGATTACTATAACAGCTTCGTTATTCAGCCTATGCTGGTCGATGTGCTTGCCGCAGCAGGTGATGAGCACGAGGAATGGCGAGCCATGCAGAGTGCTGTTGCGAGCCGTTCACGGCGTTACGCAGAAGTGCTTGAGCGGCTAATTGGAACGGATGGAACATACCCGCCAATTGGACGTTCACTTGCCTATCGTTTCGGAGCCTTTCAAAGCCTAGCTCAGCATGCTCTAAATGATGATTTGCCTGCGTCCGTCACAGCACCTCAGGTACGCTGTGCGCTAACCGCAGCGATTCGTAGAACGCTTGAAGTGCGAGGCAATTTTACAGCGGATGGATGGCTTACAATCGGCTTCTGCGGACATCAGCGAGATATTGGCGAGCGGTACATCTCCACGGGAAGCCTCTATTTATGCGCTGCGGTGTTCTTGCCGCTTGGCCTAGCAAACGAGCATCCATTTTGGAGTGGAGCGGACGAGGCTTGGACTTCTAAAAAGGCGTGGTCAGGACAGGCTTTTGGCATCGATGCGGCTTTGAAGTGAATTTCTACTGATCCTGAGGTCGTTTTAAAAAGAGCAAACGGTCGTATTTCTGTGGGGAAGCGATTTGAGCATTATCGTATTCTCAAGATATAGTTGGCGCATAATAATAGCTTGAGCGAATGACAATGGACGGGCCAATCCGCGTAAAAAAGATTTAGTTCCTTCTGCCTAGTGTAAATAAACGGAAAAATGAAACCAAGCACTTGAAATTAATAACGAAAATGAGTATGATAAAAATAGTTGTTAGCACTTGAAGGTTTCGAGTGCTAACGAGAATATAAGCAGCGACAAATTTTGAAGGAGGCTATTTTCAATGATCAGACCTTTGGGTGAACGCGTATTGATCGAAGCAATCGCGAAAGAAGAAACAACCGCTAGCGGTATCGTATTGCCGGATTCGGCGAAAGAAAAGCCGCAAGAAGGCAAAGTGATTGCAGTTGGAAGCGGCACGCTGAAAGATGGTGTTCGTATTGCTCTTGAAGTTAAAGAAGGCGACCGCGTTCTTTTCTCCAAATATGCAGGCACTGAAATCAAATACGAAGGCAAAGAGTATTTGATTATGAAAGAAAGCGAAATTCACGCGATTTTTGAATAACAACCCGCTTAGGGTCACATAGAAGGCAACACATAAACTAAGCAGTTCTACTTAAACTATTTTGGGAGGTTTCTGTTAATGGCTAAGGAAATTAAATTTAGCGAAGACGCTCGTCGCGCAATGCTGCGCGGTGTTGATGCACTTGCAAATGCAGTTAAAGTAACACTAGGTCCAAAAGGCCGCAACGTGGTACTTGAGAAAAAATTCGGAAGCCCGCTTATCACAAATGATGGTGTTTCCATTGCAAAAGAAATCGAGCTTGAAGATGCTTTTGAAAACATGGGCGCTCAACTTGTTAAAGAAGTAGCTACAAAAACAAATGACGTTGCTGGTGACGGTACAACTACGGCAACTGTTCTTGCACAAGCGATGATTCGCGAAGGCTTGAAAAACGTTACAGCTGGCGCTAACCCTATGGTTATCCGCAAAGGTATCGAGAAAGCTGTTAAAGCTGCTGTTGAAGAGCTTAAAGCAATCTCGAAACCAATCGAAGGCAAACAGTCGATCGCACAAGTTGCTTCGATCTCATCTGCTGACGATGAAGTAGGCCAACTTATTGCTGAAGCTATGGAAAAAGTCGGCAACGACGGCGTTATCACTGTAGAAGAGTCGAAAGGCTTTGTTACAGAGCTAGAAGTTGTTGAAGGTATGCAATTTGACCGTGGTTATGTATCTCCATACATGATTACAGACACTGATAAAATGGAAGCTGTCCTAGACAATCCTTACATTCTTATCACTGACAAAAAAATTACGAGCATTCAAGAGATCCTTCCGGTTCTTGAGAAAGTCGTACAATCCGGCAAGCAATTGCTAATCATCGCTGAAGACGTAGAAGGCGAAGCTCAAGCTACTCTAGTAGTGAACAAACTTCGTGGAACATTTACTTGCGTAGCTGTTAAAGCTCCAGGCTTCGGTGACCGTCGTAAAGCTATGCTTCAAGATATCGCTGCTCTAACAGGCGGCCAAGTGATTACAGAAGAGCTAGGCCTTGAGCTTAAATCGACTGGCGTTGAATCACTAGGTTCTGCTCGTCAGATCCGCATCACTAAAGAAACAACAATCATCGTTGACGGCAGCGGCAACTCCGCTGACATCGTTGCTCGTGTGAATCAAATCCGCGCTCAACTGGAAGAAACAACTTCCGACTTTGACCGTGAGAAGCTTCAAGAGCGTCTTGCAAAATTGTCTGGCGGCGTTGCAGTTATCAAAGTTGGCGCAGCTACAGAAACAGAATTGAAAGAGCGCAAACTACGCATCGAAGATGCCCTCAACTCCACTCGTGCAGCGGTTGAAGAAGGTATCGTATCGGGCGGCGGTACTGCCCTCATTAACGTATACAACGCTGTTGCTGCTGTTAAAGCAGAAGGCGACGAGCAAACAGGCGTTAACATCGTTCTTCGTTCCCTTGAAGAGCCGCTTCGCACAATCGCTGCGAACGCTGGTCAAGAAGGTTCGGTTATCGTTGAGCGTCTGAAAAACGAAAAAATCGGCGTAGGCTACAACGCAGCTACTGGAACATGGGTTAACATGTTCGAAGCGGGTATCGTTGACCCTGCTAAAGTAACTCGTTCAGCATTGCAAAACGCAGCATCCGTTGCAGCTATGTTCTTGACAACTGAAGCAGTTGTTGCTGACAAACCAGAACCTAAAGGTGCTGGCGCTGGTATGCCAGATATGGGCGGCATGGGTGGAATGGGCGGCATGATGTAATAAGGGGGATAAACCCTTATGCATCAAGGGTTTTCGTCAGTGAAAATCCTGTTTATCAATATCTATATAACTTT from Paenibacillus sp. FSL K6-3182 carries:
- a CDS encoding DUF2264 domain-containing protein, whose product is MLPVRKYWLEQMLAIGEPVLSALAERRLKEKMPIEIAITAGETDDEKAAAELKADRAKFTHLEALGRLLSGMAPWLENQHINGHEEELRVRYAALAREAVDAGTDPASPDYMNFSDGYQPIVDAAFLALAILRAPIELGEKLEQRVKANVITALKQTRSRKPVFSNWLLFAATIEAALLKLGELDWDPMRIDYALKQHEQWYLGDGAYSDGPDFHWDYYNSFVIQPMLVDVLAAAGDEHEEWRAMQSAVASRSRRYAEVLERLIGTDGTYPPIGRSLAYRFGAFQSLAQHALNDDLPASVTAPQVRCALTAAIRRTLEVRGNFTADGWLTIGFCGHQRDIGERYISTGSLYLCAAVFLPLGLANEHPFWSGADEAWTSKKAWSGQAFGIDAALK
- the groES gene encoding co-chaperone GroES, with the protein product MIRPLGERVLIEAIAKEETTASGIVLPDSAKEKPQEGKVIAVGSGTLKDGVRIALEVKEGDRVLFSKYAGTEIKYEGKEYLIMKESEIHAIFE
- the groL gene encoding chaperonin GroEL (60 kDa chaperone family; promotes refolding of misfolded polypeptides especially under stressful conditions; forms two stacked rings of heptamers to form a barrel-shaped 14mer; ends can be capped by GroES; misfolded proteins enter the barrel where they are refolded when GroES binds); this translates as MAKEIKFSEDARRAMLRGVDALANAVKVTLGPKGRNVVLEKKFGSPLITNDGVSIAKEIELEDAFENMGAQLVKEVATKTNDVAGDGTTTATVLAQAMIREGLKNVTAGANPMVIRKGIEKAVKAAVEELKAISKPIEGKQSIAQVASISSADDEVGQLIAEAMEKVGNDGVITVEESKGFVTELEVVEGMQFDRGYVSPYMITDTDKMEAVLDNPYILITDKKITSIQEILPVLEKVVQSGKQLLIIAEDVEGEAQATLVVNKLRGTFTCVAVKAPGFGDRRKAMLQDIAALTGGQVITEELGLELKSTGVESLGSARQIRITKETTIIVDGSGNSADIVARVNQIRAQLEETTSDFDREKLQERLAKLSGGVAVIKVGAATETELKERKLRIEDALNSTRAAVEEGIVSGGGTALINVYNAVAAVKAEGDEQTGVNIVLRSLEEPLRTIAANAGQEGSVIVERLKNEKIGVGYNAATGTWVNMFEAGIVDPAKVTRSALQNAASVAAMFLTTEAVVADKPEPKGAGAGMPDMGGMGGMGGMM